One Misgurnus anguillicaudatus chromosome 22, ASM2758022v2, whole genome shotgun sequence DNA segment encodes these proteins:
- the ccdc15 gene encoding uncharacterized protein ccdc15, whose protein sequence is MNQPRTTKEKCSITQRKLVKENKKLSSGNVKNVKVLAERNPAVAPVGAWVESGHECQEHPEMRALLTEELLEEIRQDKEENLRRFQDAVRKRISQQARLRKRQQLLKSYETVECEGRIFQQTSKVTQHLTAQKTQLPSWSHDQLAICSPSSRCFSTQRMDASDQHTHVSKVLKQVRRRLATCQTVQDGDELSQLPGGIWKKSSTRDKAESHILRDNEDCTSTEGASDKEKNEQGVDAEEKIPLVWQHDKASNLHHHRSKTVTFQNDMVYEKLLGEPDLTFTDFRASQVLWPRDNQEELKKRRQSEFLMYRRLFMDIEREHVKEHQRHRKHLKRTARIKNDKEELRKAEEMKMERQRQQEEERKEMAERERLILERLRLDEEEAAEEVKRREKTKKSKETKRYIDALRTLMKEKLEKDKVDLPPLCSCGDTFWDTHPDTCANNCVFYNNPKVYGQTLQSVMLSCDLKEGGFGHYASTWKTPSMF, encoded by the exons ATGAATCAACCACGAACAACTAAAGAAAAGTGTTCGATAACACAAAGGAAGCttgtaaaagaaaacaaaaagttaAGCTCAGGAAACGTCAAAAATGTTAAAGTTTTGGCAGAAAGGAACCCGGCTGTGGCACCTGTTGGGGCTTGGGTAGAAAGTGGACATGAGTGTCAGGAACATCCCGAG ATGCGTGCTTTGCTCACAGAAGAGCTTTTAGAGGAAATCCGACAGGATAAAGAAGAGAATCTGCGCAGATTTCAGGATGCAGTTCGCAAACGCATATCTCAACAGGCTCGTCTGCGCAAACGACAGCAGCTGCTGAAATCATATGAGACC GTTGAATGTGAGGGCAGAATATTTCAACAAACCAGTAAAGTAACCCAGCATCTTACAGCACAGAAAACTCAATTGCCTTCTTGGTCTCATGACCAGCTGGCCATCTGCAGCCCCAGCTCTCGCTGCTTCAGTACTCAGAGGATGGATGCATCTGATCAACATACACAT GTCAGTAAAGTCCTTAAGCAGGTGAGACGAAGACTAGCCACGTGTCAAACGGTGCAAGACGGAGATGAACTTTCACAGCTACCTGGTGGAATATGGAAAAAATCTTCGACAAGAGAC AAAGCTGAATCACACATTTTGAGAGATAATGAGGATTGTACAAGTACAGAAGGTGCAAGTGATAAAGAGAAAAATGAGCAGGGCGTTGACGCAGAAGAGAAGATACCATTGGTATGGCAACACGATAAGGCTTCGAATTTACACCACCACAGAAGCAAGACCGTAACTTTTCAAAATGATATG GTCTACGAGAAGTTGCTAGGGGAGCCAGATCTAACTTTTACAGACTTTAGAGCTTCCCAGGTCCTATGGCCTCGTGATAATCAAGAGGAGCTGAAGAAACGG AGGCAGTCTGAGTTCCTCATGTACCGCCGTCTCTTCATGGACATTGAAAGGGAACACGTGAAAGAGCACCAGAGGCACAGGAAACATCTGAAGAGAACGGCTAG GATTAAGAATGATAAAGAAGAGCTGAGGAAAGCCGAGGAGATGAAGATGGAGAGGCAGCGACAGcaagaagaagaaagaaaagaaatggCAGAGAGGGAGCGTTTGATATTGGAGCGACTGAGATTAGATGAGGAAGAGGCAGCAGAGGAGGTGAAAAGGAGAGAAAAGACAAAGAAAAGCAAAGAGACCAAAAG GTACATTGATGCTTTGCGAACTCTAATGAAAGAGAAGTTGGAGAAGGATAAAGTAGATCTGCCACCTCTTTGTTCCTGTGGAGACACGTTCTGGGACACCCACCCTGACACCTGTGCCAATAACTGTGTCTTTTACAACAATCCAAAAG tgTACGGTCAAACTCTGCAGTCCGTCATGCTAAGCTGTGATCTAAAGGAAGGAGGTTTTGGTCACTATGCTTCTACCTGGAAGACACCCTCTATGTTTTAG
- the hepacamb gene encoding hepatic and glial cell adhesion molecule b isoform X1, with translation MCQQHNIAQPLRNPQYSELGDVLTNNDVNCLRKTVKLRPNMKAEKEAFPWASATLAAPIFLILVVLIPSGCVQGVNITSSETLIRGTVGGEALLSVRYSSTSQDPPVIKWQLKRDKPVTVVQSISTVIIGNLRPEYRDRILVFENGTLLLHNLRLSDEGTYEVEISITDDIFPGEGSIELTVDEPISKPYVHMVTSTVLELTENFMLNCTHDTGTKTTYSWTKGGNQLLNETRLILSTDQKVLTITRVLMVDDDVYICMVENPIGSMQSLPVKLTVYKRSSLYIILSTVGIFVLVTLVTVCACWRPSKNRSKKQRKKTMIPRAIPQNHHIHYHDKPEDDVIPIMIDHERRNPVSLYILKEKDPPAGEPTTTCETCTSNGSSLPGYSSSIPPPSDSLEPPARSTRRYPRTPTKSPPAHRRRRKGHSQSPPAPSPSRSRVSSRSSSVPSPVNPSSPASESRGSPKT, from the exons atgtgtcagCAGCATAACATAGCCCAACCCTTAAGGAACCCGCAGTACTCTGAGTTGGGGGACGTGCTAACAAATAATGATGTTAATTGTTTGAGGAAGACTGTGAAACTTCGACCCAATATGAAGGCAGAAAAGGAGGCTTTTCCTTGGGCATCGGCCACTTTAGCGGCACCAATCTTCTTAATCCTTGTAGTTCTGATTCCTTCAG GATGTGTTCAAGGGGTGAACATTACGAGTTCAGAGACTCTGATCAGAGGGACGGTGGGTGGAGAAGCTCTTCTCTCCGTCCGTTACTCAAGCACCAGTCAGGATCCTCCTGTTATCAAGTGGCAGCTGAAGAGGGACAAACCCGTCACGGTGGTCCAGTCCATCAGCACTGTGATCATCGGTAACCTGCGGCCAGAATACAGAGATCGTATACTTGTGTTTGAGAACGGCACACTGCTGCTCCATAACCTCAGGCTGTCTGATGAGGGCACTTATGAAGTAGAGATCTCCATCACAGATGACATATTCCCTGGAGAGGGAAGCATCGAGCTAACAGTGGATG AGCCAATCTCTAAACCATACGTCCACATGGTGACCTCCACTGTTCTGGAATTGACTGAGAATTTCATGCTAAACTGCACCCATGATACCGGCACGAAGACCACCTACAGCTGGACAAAAGGTGGGAATCAATTATTGAATGAGACTCGCCTGATCCTCTCAACTGACCAGAAGGTCCTGACCATCACACGTGTATTAATGGTAGACGATGATGTCTACATTTGTATGGTGGAAAACCCCATAGGTAGCATGCAAAGCCTACCAGTCAAACTTACAGTTTACA AAAGAAGCTCCCTTTATATCATACTGTCTACGGTGGGCATCTTTGTCCTTGTCACTCTTGTAACTGTGTGTGCTTGCTGGAGGCCATCAAAAAA CAGATCTAAAAAACAGAGGAAAAAGACTATGATACCAAGAGCCATTCCCCAAAACCATCACATCCACTATCATGACAAGCCAGAGG ATGATGTCATCCCAATAATGATTGATCATGAGCGGAGGAATCCTGTTTCACTCTACATCTTAAAAGAGAAG GATCCTCCAGCTGGTGAACCGACGACAACATGTGAAACATGCACCTCCAACGGAAGCAGCCTTCCAGGCTACAGCAGCTCGATTCCTCCTCCATCCGACTCTCTCGAGCCACCAGCACGCTCCACACGCAGATACCCTCGCACCCCGACTAAATCCCCACCGGCTCACCGCCGCCGGAGGAAGGGACACAGCCAGAGCCCACCGGCTCCCTCTCCTTCTCGCAGCCGGGTGTCGAGTCGCTCCTCGTCTGTGCCCTCACCTGTGAATCCATCCAGCCCTGCATCAGAATCCAGAGGCTCTCCAAAAACATAG
- the hepacamb gene encoding hepatic and glial cell adhesion molecule b isoform X2, which translates to MCQQHNIAQPLRNPQYSELGDVLTNNDVNCLRKTVKLRPNMKAEKEAFPWASATLAAPIFLILVVLIPSGCVQGVNITSSETLIRGTVGGEALLSVRYSSTSQDPPVIKWQLKRDKPVTVVQSISTVIIGNLRPEYRDRILVFENGTLLLHNLRLSDEGTYEVEISITDDIFPGEGSIELTVDEPISKPYVHMVTSTVLELTENFMLNCTHDTGTKTTYSWTKGGNQLLNETRLILSTDQKVLTITRVLMVDDDVYICMVENPIGSMQSLPVKLTVYKRSSLYIILSTVGIFVLVTLVTVCACWRPSKKSKKQRKKTMIPRAIPQNHHIHYHDKPEDDVIPIMIDHERRNPVSLYILKEKDPPAGEPTTTCETCTSNGSSLPGYSSSIPPPSDSLEPPARSTRRYPRTPTKSPPAHRRRRKGHSQSPPAPSPSRSRVSSRSSSVPSPVNPSSPASESRGSPKT; encoded by the exons atgtgtcagCAGCATAACATAGCCCAACCCTTAAGGAACCCGCAGTACTCTGAGTTGGGGGACGTGCTAACAAATAATGATGTTAATTGTTTGAGGAAGACTGTGAAACTTCGACCCAATATGAAGGCAGAAAAGGAGGCTTTTCCTTGGGCATCGGCCACTTTAGCGGCACCAATCTTCTTAATCCTTGTAGTTCTGATTCCTTCAG GATGTGTTCAAGGGGTGAACATTACGAGTTCAGAGACTCTGATCAGAGGGACGGTGGGTGGAGAAGCTCTTCTCTCCGTCCGTTACTCAAGCACCAGTCAGGATCCTCCTGTTATCAAGTGGCAGCTGAAGAGGGACAAACCCGTCACGGTGGTCCAGTCCATCAGCACTGTGATCATCGGTAACCTGCGGCCAGAATACAGAGATCGTATACTTGTGTTTGAGAACGGCACACTGCTGCTCCATAACCTCAGGCTGTCTGATGAGGGCACTTATGAAGTAGAGATCTCCATCACAGATGACATATTCCCTGGAGAGGGAAGCATCGAGCTAACAGTGGATG AGCCAATCTCTAAACCATACGTCCACATGGTGACCTCCACTGTTCTGGAATTGACTGAGAATTTCATGCTAAACTGCACCCATGATACCGGCACGAAGACCACCTACAGCTGGACAAAAGGTGGGAATCAATTATTGAATGAGACTCGCCTGATCCTCTCAACTGACCAGAAGGTCCTGACCATCACACGTGTATTAATGGTAGACGATGATGTCTACATTTGTATGGTGGAAAACCCCATAGGTAGCATGCAAAGCCTACCAGTCAAACTTACAGTTTACA AAAGAAGCTCCCTTTATATCATACTGTCTACGGTGGGCATCTTTGTCCTTGTCACTCTTGTAACTGTGTGTGCTTGCTGGAGGCCATCAAAAAA ATCTAAAAAACAGAGGAAAAAGACTATGATACCAAGAGCCATTCCCCAAAACCATCACATCCACTATCATGACAAGCCAGAGG ATGATGTCATCCCAATAATGATTGATCATGAGCGGAGGAATCCTGTTTCACTCTACATCTTAAAAGAGAAG GATCCTCCAGCTGGTGAACCGACGACAACATGTGAAACATGCACCTCCAACGGAAGCAGCCTTCCAGGCTACAGCAGCTCGATTCCTCCTCCATCCGACTCTCTCGAGCCACCAGCACGCTCCACACGCAGATACCCTCGCACCCCGACTAAATCCCCACCGGCTCACCGCCGCCGGAGGAAGGGACACAGCCAGAGCCCACCGGCTCCCTCTCCTTCTCGCAGCCGGGTGTCGAGTCGCTCCTCGTCTGTGCCCTCACCTGTGAATCCATCCAGCCCTGCATCAGAATCCAGAGGCTCTCCAAAAACATAG